Part of the Candidatus Brocadia sinica JPN1 genome, AAGGCCTTTAATTTTTTCCTTAGAGAAGCGACATGTACATCAATCGTCCGGTCAATGACAAATGTCTCAGAGCCAGAAACTGCATCGAGTAATTGATCCCGTGTAAATACTCGCCCTGGCTTGCTGGCGAGTTGGTGAAGCAGCTTGAATTCTGTAAGGGTCAGTGGAATGGGTTCATTCTTTATGGTCACCTCATGTTTATACAAGTCGATGATAAGGTCACCTATCGCAATATAATCTTTTGCTGTCGAAACAGTTTTTGTTCGCCTGAGGACTGCCTGTACGCGCGCCACGAGTTCTTTTGGGCTAAAGGGCTTTGTCATATAATCGTCGGCGCCCAGTTTTAAGCCCATCGTTATATCGGCCTCCTCCCCTTTTGCCGTTAACATTACAATGGCAGTGTTAGCAAGTTCCTGATCTGCCTTTAATTTCTTGCATACCTCAAGACCATCAATTCCGGGTAACATGAGGTCTAATATGACAAGCTCCGGCCTTTCTTTTCTGGCCAGGAACAACGCATCTTCACCATTAAAGGCAGATATTACTTTATAACCGTCTTTTTCAAGGTGATAGCGGATTAATTTTACGAGGTCTTGCTCGTCATCTACAACAAGGATCTTTTCTTTTGACATGGGAGTATCTTATGCCTCAATTCAGTAACAATCTGCTCAATGCATTTTTCTGCCTCTTGCCTTCAACTTCTATCAGTTTTTCTTCAGACTTCTTAAATCAGATGCATTAATAGCTAATTCCTTATCTATTTTTTCCTTATTTTCATAATAATAGGAAAGTGCATCATAGACTTGTGGAAGGGTAAGGTGAGAAAACTCTTTTACCAGCTCTTCTGGCGTCATACCCTGCCTGAGGACATAAAATACAACAGACCGTACGGGAAACTTGGTGCCAGCAATGACTGGGCTTCCGCCGCAATGGGTTTTAAGAGAAACAATGTAGGGATGTTTTTTTGTTTTCTATGTTAGGGGCATAAAGATTTTCCTTATATAAAGACCTTAATATAATTACCGTCAAATTATGAAAACACCGTATTCAAATAAACTGCAAAGATTGAATATTTTCCATTGAGGATAGTTTCATTCAATATTTCCTCTCCCCACACTTCTGCAATAATCCGTTCAATCCGCGTTTCAGCCTCTTGCCGTAAGAGTCGCACGCCTTCCAATATCTCCATCTCCTTATCAAGTTTGGCGCGGAGCAGTATTACTTTCCCTCGTCCCCACAATGTGCCAAATTCGATGAGTCCGCCAAAATCTTTATCGCCAGAAAGTAATATCAAATCGTACCTTTCAGAATATTCTAAAATCTTTAGATCATCGCACCCGGCAAGTTCTACTTCCGGAATAAAGAGAATCTCAAAGCCTGCTTTGCGTAGTTCGTTGATAATGCCAATATGGATATTTCATCTGCAAGTATTTTTATGGTTACTCTTTGTTTACAAAAACATTTACCTCTTCTCCCTGGAATTGTCTTGCGGCAAAATCCAGAGCCGCATCTAATCCTTCTTCCGTCGGTGTTGGATAACCTCGAAGGATTTCCTCTCGGGTCATGCCTGAAGCAATATTTTGCAGTATCAGGGCCACAGATATTCTTGTACCCTTAATGATAGGCTTGCCATTAAGAATGTTTGGATCGCATACGATGAGACTTTTTTGTTGGTGACCATTCATTTCTCTCCTTAAAAACTTTTATACTGTAAATTTGTTAGCTAAAGATATTCTATTCATTTCTCAATATTTTAACAATAAATGGTTCGTGCGCGTTTCCGCCTCTTGCCTGTTTACAAATAGGACGCTGAGCGTTGCTTCTACCGATTCATATCGTCTTCAATAAAAACCGGGAAGATGTCCAAATTGTTTTAAAAACTTCACTTTGTTTCAATCCACTCAATCAGTGACATTATCGAGTTCCACCCACTCTCTACAGTGTTATAATCAACAGGTTGAGTAACGCCACTATCGTCTCGATATGATAGTTCACCCCTGTGAGCGATCTTGTTCCGGCATCTAAATAGGTGGTCGATGTCCTTATATTGGTCGGGGTGGTTGGCGCGAAAACTCCTGCTAAACGCCTCTTCAGCAATCCCTAATTTCAGGACGCCAAGCTGCCCCATGCGTCCAGGGGCGCCCTTGCTAACAAATACTAGTGGGCATTTCTCAACTATATTTCCAAGATGGTCAGTCCACTTGGCGTTCTGAAAGACACGATGTTTAGATGGTAGTTCCATCAAAAAAGGCGTTTTTCAAATGGAATTTGAAAAATCGTATCAATCGATTGATCGCTTTACAGGCTGCATCACCATATTGTTCAATTCTCTTGTCAAAGTATGCAGCCTGTATAGTGTAGTCTTTTTGGCCCTTTTCGTCAGGTATGATCGCTGGTGGTTTCTCATCTTCATCTTTTGAAACACTTACCATAGCTCGGCGGAGCACGTAAGTCCAATATGCGTCTTTGGCCCCTTCGCCCGTTCTGATGAATCTACCACGAGTTGCACAGCAACATCGAACTCCCCAATAGTGCAGTCAAGACGGATAACTTGATCTTCCGGCCATCTAACCAGACACTGTCCTGGCAGATCAACTTCAAAGCGTGCAAATAGTTTACTCATGCTCTTTTCTCAGCGTTTAACACTCCAGTTGTACAACCTTGCTTCAGCAAAGTTGGAAGGCGAACCCGGCCCAAAGTTCTAAATTTCTATCATTTCCCATATAAATCAGATCTCTTAACATTAGTAATGTTTTTGTTTTCGCAGTATTTCTTTATTGTTTCAACAGTCCAATCATCTGCTCTTGGATCTATTCTCACTGCTTCAATAAAACCATCCTCCATTGATGTATAAATAATTTGCCTTTTGTTTAAAAACAATTCTAATAGTTTTCTATTTAACATTTTAATATTAATCATATCTTCTAATAATTCCGTCTGTTTTTCAGAAGATGCGCCAAATAAAAAACCACCTTCTTTTTCAAACCCACGTAATATTCCATGGTGTAAAAAGGCAGATCTCAATTTCCCATAAAGACGTTTAATAAATTCAACATGATTGTTAACATTATTTCCCGTCAGTAAATCTTTAACAAGCTTTTCTATTTCGGATATACGGCTTGTTTCATGCTTCTTACTTATTTTTGTTCCACATTCTTCGCAGGCAATATTACCATTACAAATTATCTGAGAGGCATTTGCTAATTGATCAATTGAAGATAAATAAAGCATCATATAAAGGGTATATTTTAAGTGAAAATTTGGAAGTCTTTCAATCTCTTGAGCCCATGTGTAAGTGTTAAGAGAATTATCAAATTTCTTGAAATCCTCGTTCTTCAGTTTTTGCATCAACATACGATAACTTGCTACTCGACTAATAGGGCTTCTATCAGATACAAGTCCATGAATAATAGTGGGATCGTAAAATATATTACACTTATAATCATCATATAAGTCTTCAAAGTTATTATACTGTTCGATATCTTCCGTTAAATATTCAACTGGGAGGCCTGTAGCAAGCCATATTAAGTTTAGTAGTCTTTGCACATTTTTATAATAATTATTTTCATTTATTTCTTCTTCTGTCTCTAAATATAAACAAGTCGGACCTAAATTATTTGATGAAGTAATATTTTTTGAGTATCTACCAGCAAATACTACAGACCTTTTGATGTCTGAGTCTCTTAAAGGTATTATTTCATATTGAACTGGTCGTTCGAACAATCTCATCTGGGCTGCAATATGGCCTTTTCTTCGGGCAACTCCATGTAAACTGTTTTCCTCCGCATCTTCGTTTCCTCACTGATCCCATTCCTCCCGCCTGAATCTGACGAACAACTCCAGGTAATGACCGGGCGAGCAGTTTTCGATAAGATCGTAGATCTGATTTGGTTTTCGTGAATGCTCCCTCTTCCGGGATGAGATGATGTTTACCTGAGTCCGCCCCGGTTGAAGCGTTCTCATATGCCCGCGAACACCAAACAAGACGAGTTCTGTAACATTTCGAAAATAGAATCCACCCCCCCCGGCCGTCAGGACCTCCGTCCTTCCTGATCTTATACCAGACGATGTTGGTTTTGTAAGTAAAACCCCAACGTTTCATAGCCTCGAGGCCTTCGGCGAGCAAGGCATTTGGAACCCAGAGATAAAGATGCGAGTTCGCAGCGGCAACTTGAGACACCGGAATTTCGCAAATCTCTTCAATGGTCATTGTCGGATAGCGAAGGAGTCTCTGGTGCTCTGGCGCCATCTTCCCGGTGCGGTTCTCGAAACGCCAGGGAGGGTCAGCCAGAATAGTTGAATAAAGGCCACAGGCCTTAGACATGGAATCCTGTGCTGCCGTGGGCTGAGTAATATTAATAATCTTCTGCATAAAGATTTCTTCTGATTCCAAAGACAAGAAGAGGACATCCGGCGCCGCCTCCGCCTTGAATTCTCGGAAGAAGTTTAGGCATATGTGTGGTCGAGTGGCTCCTTATGATGCCCCACAACCAAGACTATCAAAAATCTCCTGCAACCCTATTTCAAGTGCAACCCGGTTCTTGAAACAATCAACTTTAAATGCTTTTATTACGATTTTTGATGGATTCTACACCAGAATTTAACTTAACAATTTTATCCCACAGTATCTTGCTACCATCTGAACTGCAAAACTCATCCATGAATTGCTTGGTAAATTTATTCACAACCTTTACATACTCTGCCAAGAATTCTTCATTCTTTTCCTTTGCTTTCATCAATTTCGCACAATTTTTTGGTTTAAGGTTTGATATTTGATGCATACATTGTATTGAGAATGGCTTCGTACCAATTTATGTGATTTCCTATTTTACCTTCGACCAATCGTAATTCTTTCGCTGTTAGTTTCCTTTCCAATTCCTGTTCTGCAACGTTTTGAACATCTTCAATGTAGAGCCAGGGTAACCAATTAAAGTAGTTTGAATTTGCGAATTTGTTTGTTTGCGTGTGCCGTAAGTCATTCCTAACGTCAGAATATTTTTGATTTTGTCTTTTATAATTTTCTAAATGTGAATTATTCCCTTTCCACAACAATGAGGACACTGTTTTTCTTTAACCTGTTTTATATTTTTGAATGATGCCCACCATACTCCTTCTTCCCAACGCCAATCTTCAAAACTTTTGAATTCTTTGATTGGGATTTTCATTTTCTTCGCAAAACTTTTAAGTGCTTGTTTTTGGGTGGCCGCTTTAACATATTCTTGCCCCCAATCATCTATTTCAGCGTATCTGAGTTTGTAATTTATTTCAAAAGTTTTTTTCATATCAGTATAAATATGTTTTTAAAAACTAAACTATTAATGATTTTAGTTCTATCATTCGTTCAACATTATATTCACCGTCTTTAAAAATGGACTGATTAAATTTTCTTGTTAAACGATTGTTATTTTTTACTTTTTGACTAATGCTTGTTTTGTTGCTGATTAATTCAATTTCGCTAATCAAATTCCATTCTGTTAGATATTGGATGTAATCATTTTTGCCGGTTGTTTTATTTGTGCTATTATTTAAAAACTCATACTTTTCAGCAAATTGAGGAGTAGCAATTCTATTGATAATATCTATCAATTGTTGCATTGTGTCAGTATCTCCTGAAAGAAAGTCCCATAATTCAGATGCTAATAGGAATTCATTTTCTGAAAAATATTTTCTAAATCCCACACAATAATCCATAAATCTTTGTTTATCATATCCTGTTGGCGTATCACTCAAAGGATCGAAAGGGAATGCCAAAAAATATCGAATAACTTTGTCTGGATAAATATTTTTTAATGCTATTTTTGCTTCTAAAACTTTCTCTTTTTCAACTTTAAAAACACCTTTATTGGGTTTAACTGTTTTTAATTCAATGCATACGATTTGCTCATCGTCTTGGAAATAAACATCTGCGATAAAATCAGTTGCATCCATAGTGGGTATTTCGCGAATTGAACATTCGTCATTTTCTTGGTTTAAATCAGGTTTGCTGTACCCGTTTGTTAATTCTGTAATGATTCTATTGATTATACTTTTCTGATTTATAGAAATTTTCAAACCAGTTCTTTTGTTTGCCGTAAATTCCTTTTTCTCGCCACCGCAAAGAATATGAGCGGTTTTTTCTAAAAATGAAACGTCAACAGCTCTATCAATTCCTTCCTCGAAAACTTTTGGAACACGGCATCGTCTGATTCGTCTATAAATTTATGGAAATAGCTTTTGGGGTAATCTTTGCAGTAGCACGGTTATCTTTCTTAAGCCTTATCATAAGCTTCCAGGAATTCTTCCCTGGAAATACCTGCTTGGGTACAAATTACTCTGAGGGTAGAAGCCTTTATCTTTGTATGATTTGGCATGGTCAAGGGGGTTTTGCTTCCGTCGGGGTTATCACGTATCATTGAAATATGTTCTCTTTCTCGCACAATTCGAAAGCCTAAAATTTCCAGTGCCTTGATCACCCTACGTTTCGGTGCATCAACAGGAAATTTTATCATCAGACTTCAATTCCCGCCTCTGCAACAAATGCCTCAAGTATTGGAGGGTCGATATTAAACATTTCACTTCCAAAACTCTCAATATGAAACCGAATTGCTGATTTTATATCAGAAAGGGCTTCCTCATAAGTTTCGCCCTGCCCAACGACAACACCTTTGAGTCCTAAAGGATAAGCCACGCATCCATCCGGATGTTTTTCTACAATAATCTTAAATTGTCTCATGCGTTTCCCTCTTTTAAATACATCTCTATTATTTACCGATTAGCTTACCTTGTATATTTAAGCGATTCGCAAAATATTCTCAAGATAAATCTGAAGTACTTGCTGAATTAATGGGTTACTCTGTCCTTTGCTTTTATCGGGTTTGAAGTATATGCAATTTTTAAGGCTGTGAACTCTGTGGTTTAAATGCCATATCTCAAAACGTCAACAACTCAATCAGTTCCTTCCTCGAAAATGACTTGAACACGGCATCGTCGGACTCGACGATGGAGTTCATGAGGGCGGCCTTGGTGGTGATCATGGAGTCGATCTTTTCCTCCAGGGTGCCTCTGGTGATGAGCTTGAAGACCTGAACGCCTCGGGTCTGGCCGATGCGATGGACACGGTCGGTGGCCTGATCTTCCCGCGCGGCGTTCCACCACCGGTCGTAGTGAATGACCACCGAGGCAGAGGTCAGGTCAATACCCAAACCGCCAGCCATGAGGCTTCCCAGGAAGACGTTGCAGTCAGGGTCGTTCTGGAATCTCTCGACAACCTTGCCGCGATTCATAGTGCTGCCACGCAAGGTCTCGTATCTGACGTCGATGTTATTCAGCCAGTCACCAATAATATCAAGCATCTCCAGATATTGTGAGAAGACCACGACCTTTTCTCCTGACTCCAGGGTCTCTTCCATGATCTCCTTGAAAAGCTCGAATTTGCCCGATGTGGCGCTTTTGGGGCTAGTGCCATTCAATATCAGCTTTGGATGGTCACAGAGCCGTTTCAATTTGGTAAGCAAGGCAAAGATGTGGATGTATTCCACCGGTTGACTTTCATCCCTTAACTTTGCAATAAGCTTGCTTCCCCGTTCACTAATTATGTCTTTATACATGACAATCTGGGCTGGCGCCAGGGTGCAATAGCGCTTCTCTTCAGACTTTGGCGGGAGTTCTGTGAGCACGTCCTTCTTGAGCCGCCTCAATTTAAAAGGGTGGATGATCTTTTTCAAAACCTCTCGTTTTTCGCTATCCTGATATTTTGTGATGGGATTCTCGTACCGTTTTCTGAAGTCATCTATGCTTCCCAGATAGCCTGGCATGAGGAAATCAAAGATCGACCATAATTCTGTCAGCCGGTTTTCGATAGGGGTGCCTGTCAGCGCCAGGCGGCGCTTTGAGTTAAGACACTTCGTTGCTTTGCACATCTGGGTATTGTGGTTCTTGATCTTTTGTGCCTCGTCCAGAACTACGTAGTTCCATTGAACCTTGTTAAGAACTTCCGCATCACGGGAAAGGATGCTATAGGTGGTTAATACAACAGAGGGCGTGTTGCCTGAAAAGAGGGTATTTCTTTCTTTTCCGTAAAACAGGGCTATCTTCAATTCGGGTGCATAAATCTGGAACTTTGATTTCCAGTGATCCAGCACAGATGTAGGACAGATGACCAGGTTGGGCACGTTCGGTTCGGTTTGTAAGGCGGAGAGGATCACCACCATTGCCTGATGCGTCTTGCCCAGCCCCATCTCATCAGCCAGGATACCGTTAAAACCGTTCGTATGCAGGAACCAGAGCCAGTCATAGCCCGACTGCTGATAGGCGCGCAATTCCCCTTTGTAGGAAGAAACGGCAGGCGCCGGTTGTGGCGGTGTGATACGGTCAAAGTTCGCCAGGTATTTTTGTGTCTCGTTGCATGCGGTTACCTTTACTTCCTTGCCGTATTCTGCACGAGTGCGCAGGTATCCCAATTTGGACATCTTGATACGTCCATTTTCAATAATACCGCTGCCGCGCTGCCAGAGGTCCATGATGTCTTTGGGAATTTCTATATAGGCAGTGTCCTTTCTTATGCAGTGGTCTTTATCAAGACATGATAAGATTTCAGAAAGAGTGACGGTGTGCCTTCCTACGGTATAGGTTGGATCCAGCCACAGCCAGTCATTGCCACAAGACTCCACCTGCACATGGGAAACGTCCGGGCTGTCATGAACCTCTATGCTTTGTAATCTTTCAGAAGACTTAAAGGAATCGTCATTGAGTAATGGGTCGAGATCGTGCTTAAGGAAATCAATCGCGGCTTTTTCTTTATAAACCAGCGGTTTTTGTTTATTGAAATAGGGTTTCAAGGTGTAAGGAATGGGCTCGATTGGTCTGTAGGCATTGTTCTGCCATACCCACTGTTCACCGATCCTGTTCCCAGCAGCTTCTTCCCACCGGACGGCCTGCTCATCTTTTTTGCTGGAGCCCTTTAGTTTTAGGATGGGGGATAATTCTATATGTCCTTCTGTGTTTATATCAGCATGGAGATAGGGGACGAGTGGATTCTTATAAAGCTTGACCTTTCTTGCCCGTTCCGATAATTCCACGGTGTTGCTGGAAAATCTTGTTATCTTTTCGAAAACATGCGGGCTTTTTTCTGCTGAGATGTGAACCACGGTTTCGCCGCATTGGCCCGAAACGAGTTTAAGTTCGAGCTGTGGTCCACCGTTGAGCATGTCAACCTTGATGTTGAAATGGCCGAAGTCAGAAAAGATTTCGGTTAACATATCCGTCTGGTTCGGTTCATACGAAGAAAATGGCGAGATCCTGGTAAAAATATTGTCCGGGTCAAAAAGCGTTTTTTGTTGCGGATAGAGTGGTTTATTATGACGTTTCGGTTTATTTCGTTGTGCAATCCACTCCAGGAGAGTAGCAACAATGTGCTTACATATCTCTCCATCCGAGGCATACAAACACTCACAATCCATTTCGTATATTTCTTTTTCATTGGCAAGGATAAAGACGCTGTACGGTACCGATTCGCTCCCTGCAACTTCTGCCGTTAATTCTCCGTCATTATCATATCTTAGATTATGCACACGGCCACTTTTGTAATACGAAAGTCCACGATTGAAGACGCCATTGTTGGCAATAGATTTAATATGTTCTGGTGTGATGGAATCAAAAAAGAATTTCTTCATAAGTTCAAACTTTTGTAAAGAGGGTATAAAGAATAGGGGATTGTACTCAGATACAACATATATATCAATTTGTAAGCAAAAAGTCAACTAATGACCTTAAGTTTTATATCATCTTTTTGACACAAAATTGTTTTTAAAGATTATGGATAAGGAATCTCAATATTAAATGACATTTTTTGTTCTCCAGAAGGCTTTTCCTTCTCTTTTTCATTTTCTTAAGTGCCAATTTCTCCTCACTCTTTTGTGGTTGCCGACGTAGCTATGCCTAGTCAGCTACGTCGGCAACCCCGTATGATAGACAACCTATCTTTGAAATAGACTCAGATAGCGCTGCAAGAATCTTGTAGTCAAGTCCGGTACATAGAATAGTTTCAGGATGAACGAAGTCTCCTGCGATACGAAACATCCTTAGCGATTCTCCTCAGTGCCTTCTGAGCACATACCTTTTCCTATTCGACGGAGGAAAT contains:
- a CDS encoding response regulator, encoding MSKEKILVVDDEQDLVKLIRYHLEKDGYKVISAFNGEDALFLARKERPELVILDLMLPGIDGLEVCKKLKADQELANTAIVMLTAKGEEADITMGLKLGADDYMTKPFSPKELVARVQAVLRRTKTVSTAKDYIAIGDLIIDLYKHEVTIKNEPIPLTLTEFKLLHQLASKPGRVFTRDQLLDAVSGSETFVIDRTIDVHVASLRKKLKAFANRIITIRGIGYKFRE
- a CDS encoding DUF433 domain-containing protein, coding for MVSLKTHCGGSPVIAGTKFPVRSVVFYVLRQGMTPEELVKEFSHLTLPQVYDALSYYYENKEKIDKELAINASDLRSLKKN
- a CDS encoding DUF5615 family PIN-like protein, whose amino-acid sequence is MHIGIINELRKAGFEILFIPEVELAGCDDLKILEYSERYDLILLSGDKDFGGLIEFGTLWGRGKVILLRAKLDKEMEILEGVRLLRQEAETRIERIIAEVWGEEILNETILNGKYSIFAVYLNTVFS
- a CDS encoding DUF433 domain-containing protein; the protein is MNGHQQKSLIVCDPNILNGKPIIKGTRISVALILQNIASGMTREEILRGYPTPTEEGLDAALDFAARQFQGEEVNVFVNKE
- a CDS encoding BglII/BstYI family type II restriction endonuclease, which gives rise to MPKLLPRIQGGGGAGCPLLVFGIRRNLYAEDY
- a CDS encoding TdeIII family type II restriction endonuclease is translated as MYRRIRRCRVPKVFEEGIDRAVDVSFLEKTAHILCGGEKKEFTANKRTGLKISINQKSIINRIITELTNGYSKPDLNQENDECSIREIPTMDATDFIADVYFQDDEQIVCIELKTVKPNKGVFKVEKEKVLEAKIALKNIYPDKVIRYFLAFPFDPLSDTPTGYDKQRFMDYCVGFRKYFSENEFLLASELWDFLSGDTDTMQQLIDIINRIATPQFAEKYEFLNNSTNKTTGKNDYIQYLTEWNLISEIELISNKTSISQKVKNNNRLTRKFNQSIFKDGEYNVERMIELKSLIV
- a CDS encoding type II toxin-antitoxin system HicA family toxin; translated protein: MIKFPVDAPKRRVIKALEILGFRIVREREHISMIRDNPDGSKTPLTMPNHTKIKASTLRVICTQAGISREEFLEAYDKA
- a CDS encoding type II toxin-antitoxin system HicB family antitoxin gives rise to the protein MRQFKIIVEKHPDGCVAYPLGLKGVVVGQGETYEEALSDIKSAIRFHIESFGSEMFNIDPPILEAFVAEAGIEV
- a CDS encoding DEAD/DEAH box helicase, with amino-acid sequence MKKFFFDSITPEHIKSIANNGVFNRGLSYYKSGRVHNLRYDNDGELTAEVAGSESVPYSVFILANEKEIYEMDCECLYASDGEICKHIVATLLEWIAQRNKPKRHNKPLYPQQKTLFDPDNIFTRISPFSSYEPNQTDMLTEIFSDFGHFNIKVDMLNGGPQLELKLVSGQCGETVVHISAEKSPHVFEKITRFSSNTVELSERARKVKLYKNPLVPYLHADINTEGHIELSPILKLKGSSKKDEQAVRWEEAAGNRIGEQWVWQNNAYRPIEPIPYTLKPYFNKQKPLVYKEKAAIDFLKHDLDPLLNDDSFKSSERLQSIEVHDSPDVSHVQVESCGNDWLWLDPTYTVGRHTVTLSEILSCLDKDHCIRKDTAYIEIPKDIMDLWQRGSGIIENGRIKMSKLGYLRTRAEYGKEVKVTACNETQKYLANFDRITPPQPAPAVSSYKGELRAYQQSGYDWLWFLHTNGFNGILADEMGLGKTHQAMVVILSALQTEPNVPNLVICPTSVLDHWKSKFQIYAPELKIALFYGKERNTLFSGNTPSVVLTTYSILSRDAEVLNKVQWNYVVLDEAQKIKNHNTQMCKATKCLNSKRRLALTGTPIENRLTELWSIFDFLMPGYLGSIDDFRKRYENPITKYQDSEKREVLKKIIHPFKLRRLKKDVLTELPPKSEEKRYCTLAPAQIVMYKDIISERGSKLIAKLRDESQPVEYIHIFALLTKLKRLCDHPKLILNGTSPKSATSGKFELFKEIMEETLESGEKVVVFSQYLEMLDIIGDWLNNIDVRYETLRGSTMNRGKVVERFQNDPDCNVFLGSLMAGGLGIDLTSASVVIHYDRWWNAAREDQATDRVHRIGQTRGVQVFKLITRGTLEEKIDSMITTKAALMNSIVESDDAVFKSFSRKELIELLTF